The DNA segment TCTGTTAGGCAATCTTTCCCGCCATGCCGACACCGCGATACGCCATCAGCTCGTGCGGGCGCGTGGCGAGTTGGTGGCCCAGGAGCGGATTTTGCAATCGCTTTCCTACAAGAACGTGCTGAAGCGTGGCTACGCCGTCGTGCGCGACGCGACCGACCGGCCCGTTTCTTTGGCAGCAGCGCTTGCCACGGGCGCCGCGATCTCGATCGAATTTGCCGATGGCCGCATCGGTGCCGTCACCGGCGACAACCCTGCCACTGCATCGCCGGGGGTGCCGCCGGAAGGCACGCCGCCGCCGAAGAAGCGGGCCGCGAAACCGGCTGATGCCGCCGATCCGCCGAAGCAGGGAAGCCTGTTCTAATGCGCATCCTCCTCGTGCTCGCCCATCCTCTTGGGGATAGTTTTGCGGCTGCAGTAGCGAAAACTGCGGAGGAGACTCTCGTCGCCGGCGGGCATCAGGTGGATCTGCTCGATCTCTACCGTGAGGATTTCGACCCGCGCCTCTCCGAAGTCGAGCGGCGCGGTTATTTCGATGAGCCTTATGACGCTTCCGTCGTCGAGAATATCGTCGCCCGGCTGCAGGCGGCCGAGGGGCTGATGCTGGTCTTTCCACAGTGGTGGTTCAATTTTCCGGCCATCCTCAAGGGCTTCTTCGATCGGGTCTTCGCTCCCGGCGTCGCTTTCCGCCACGATGCTGCCGGCGGCCGCATTGTGCCGCAATTGAGCAATATCCGCCTGTTCTGGGCGTTGACGACGACTGGTTCGCCCTGGTGGATCGTGCATCTCTACATGGGCAATCCGGTGCGCCGCCTTTTGAAACGTGGCATCGCCGCCTTCTGCTCAAAGCGGCTCGATTTCCGTATGTTGACCCTGCACGATATGGATCGGATCGGCGAAGCCGGGCGTCTTGCCCATCTTGCACGCGTCAGGAATGCCCTGGCTGCCCTTTCGCTTTGAACCAACTAATCCTCCCGGTATCCAACCAATCAATTCGGCTGATATGCGGTTTTGGCGACGTATGTTATTCTAACACCATGTTTTTTTAGGAGGGCCATACGATGAGGTTGGCCTCTTATAACGTCGAAAACCTGTTCGACCGCGCCAAGGCGATGAATCTCGATAGCTGGGATGAAGGCCGCCCGATCTTGGAGAAGTTCGCCGCACTCGAAGGCCTGCTCGGCCAAGTGAGCTATAACGACGCCGACCGGAAAAGGATGACGGAACTGATCGTCCAGCTTGGCCTGGAGAAAAGCGATACCGGTCCCTTCGTTCTCCTTCGGCGCAATCGCGGTGCGCTGTTGACGCGGCCGAAGACGGGCGGTGTCGTCGTCATCGCCGATGGCCGCGCCGATTGGGTCGGCTCGCTGGAGCTGCGCGAAGAGCCGGTGGATGAAGAGGCGATGCGCAACACGGCGCGCGTCATCGGCGATGTCAATGCCGATGTGCTGGGTATTGTCGAAGTCGAAGGCCGGCCGGCACTCTCTTCCTTCAATTCATTGATCGTGCCGGCTGTCGGCGGCGATCCTTTCGCGCATGTCATGGTGATCGACGGCAATGATGAGCGCGGTATCGATGTCGGTCTCATGACGCGGAAAGATTTCCCGATCGATTTCATGCGCAGCCATGTCGATGATCGCATGCCGGATGGTTCGCTGCTCTTCTCGCGGGATTGCGCCGAATATCGTGTTACGACGCCCGCCGGCGCGACGCTCGTCGTTTTGGTCAACCATTTCAAAAGCAAGGGCTATGGCGGCGTGCAGGTTTCCGATGCCCGCCGCAGGACGCAAGCGAAGCGGGCGCGGGAAATCTACGAGGCGCTGTTGACGGAAGGTGTCGATTACGTCGCCTTGATCGGCGACCTCAACGACTATCCCGATAGCCAGCCGCTGAAGCCGCTGACCACCAGCACCCTGAAGGATGCCTTTACCCATCCCGACTTCGATGATGGCGGCTATCCCGGTACCTATGGCCTCTGCAACACCACCAACAAGATCGACTATCTTTTCCTGTCGCCGACGCTTTTCGACAAGGTTCAAGGCGGTGGCGTTTTCCGCAGGGGCTTATGGCCGGGATCGAGGCCGAAGCGCTGGGACGTCTATCCGGAGCTGACGGCGGAAAAACAGGGCGCCTCGGACCATGCGGCCGTATGGGTGGATCTCGATATCTGAAAATACCTTCGCTCCATCGAAACGAAGGTATTGATGACTTACGCCCACTCGCCTCTGCGCATGACCGGCACGCGCGAGCCGTCGAACTTGATGCCGTCGATGTCGACCTTGTCGGAGCCGATCATCCAGTCGATGTGAATGAGGCTGGAATTGCCGCCCTGGGCCTTGATCTGCTCCTGGCTCAACGTCGCGCCATCGATGAAGCACTTGGAGTAGCATTGGCCGAGCGCGATGTGGCAGGACGCATTTTCGTCGAACAGCGTGTTGTAGAACAGGATGCCGCTGGCCGAGATCGGCGAGGAATGCGGCACCAATGCCACTTCGCCGAGGCGCCGCGCGCCTTCGTCGGTATCCAGCACCTTGTTCAGCACCTCTTCGCCGCGCGACGCCTTCGCCTCGACAATGCGGCCGCCTTCGAAGCGAACCCGGATATTGTCGATCAGCGTGCCCTGATGCGAGAGCGGCTTGGTCGAGGAGACATGACCTTCAACACGCAGCGCATGCGGCGTGGTGAACACCTCTTCGGTCGGGATGTTCGGGTTGCAGGTGACGCCGTTTTTGGCGACCGAGGCGCCGCCATGCCATTCGTGGCCATCGGCAAGGCCGATCTTCACGTCCGTGCCCGGACCCTGGAAGTGCAGGGAGGCGAAGCGCTGGCCGTTCATCCAGGCCGAACGCTTGTGCAGATTGGCATTGTGCTCAGCCCAGGCCCCGATCGGATCCGGCACGTCGACGCGCGAGGCGGCGAAGATCGCCTTGGCGAGCTTGGCGACGGCGATGCCTTCCGGATCGTCCGGGAAGACCAACTTCGCCCAGGAGGGATTGGGGTAGGAGACGATGTTCCAGTTGATGTCGAAATTGGAGATCTTTTCCAGTGCGGGCTTGTAGGCGGCGGAGTTGGCGCGATTGGCACGCGCGACCCTGGCCGGGTCCTGGCCGGAGAGCAGCATCGGATTATCGCCGGAAATGGCAAGCCGCGCGGCGTTGTTGGCATAGGCCTTGGCCATGCCTTCATAGAGCCAACTCGAGGCGCGGTCGAAGCTCTCCTCATGGCCGTATTCATAGCGGGCAAGCGTGGTTTCTTCGTCGGAATAGAACGTGGTGACGAGACCGGCGCCGGCCTTATAGGCCTCGCGGGTGATCAGCCGCACCAGCGGCATCGCGACGACCGGCGCGGTAATAACCAGGTCCTGGTTCTTCTGCAGTTGCAGCCCGACCTTCACGGCCACTTCGGCAAGCTTTTCCAGCTTGGCGGGATCGACGGGATGATGGTTGGGGGAGGCGAACGTCATGGCAAACCTGCGTGTGAGGATCGGAAGAACGGTCCCAGACTTAGACTTGTTTGCGACGGAAATGAAGGCCGTTTTGTTCTTTTGGCACGATCAGGCAATCAACGGCGCGGCCTTCGCCTTCAAAATCCTCAGCGCATCCTGGGGGTTAAGGCGCACTTGCAGGCCGCGCTGGCCGCCGTTGATATAGACATAGGCCTCGGCCATCGCCTGTGCCTCGATCGCCGTCGGCACCGTCTTCTTCTGGCCGAAAGGGCTGATGCCGCCGACATGATAACCCGTCAGCCGCTCGGCATCGGCGGGCTTCATCATAGCCGCCGATTTGCCGCCAAACGCGCCGGCGAGCTTTTTCATGCTGACCTCATGATCGGAGGGGACAACCACGCAGACCGGCTTGCCATCCACCTCCGCCATCAATGTCTTCAACACCCGATGCGGCTCCTCGCCCAACGCTTCCGCCGCCTGCATGCCGACACGCTCGGCATTCGGATCGTAGTCATAGGTATGGACGGTGAAGGCAACCTTGGCCTGAGTCAGCACCTGCGTGGCGCGGGTGGTTTTGGACATGCGGATACCGGTGTCTTTGGCGATGCGGATCTCATCCGCGCTTAGAATGAATGCGGTCGAGCTTTTCAAGAATTTCCAATCCGCGCGCGCTATCACCGTTTGCTGCTCTCAGGCGGAAGCGTGTTTCGGCGTCGAACTCAGTCAGCGCTTTCGTTGAAAGTTCTTCGAAAAGCTTGTTGAGGCTCGTGCCGCGGGCGGCGGCAAGAGCTTTCAGTCGCTCATGTTGATCGTTTGGAAGGCGGATTGTCAGTGTACTCATGTCAAAGCCTCCTTTGAGTAAGGAATTCACCTGCTGTGCGGATTTCCAACCGTGGAAATAGTAATTCAGCTCGTGCGAAGTCTCTCTTATTTGCCGTTATCAGAGCTGAAGCACCACCGCCGACTGCTAGTTCGATCAGATGATTGTCTGCTTCATCACGTAAATTCGGGCGCCACAAATAGTATATGGGGGTCCACAAACAACTTGAAAGGAAAGCATCCAACAAGGCTATCCGATCGTCTTTCGATATCAGCCGATCATCAAAGAGGGCATCTCTTCCGCATACATCTTCATATTCAGCAAAGAGGGCGTTACCGACTAGTGGAATTAGGTGTCCTTCAAGGCAAAGACGAATGACATGCCGCGGAGCTCCATCCGCATTCATGATGGCTGAGACGAAAATATTTGTGTCGACGACCACTTTCATCAGTTTTTGATAGCATATATGCTATCATTTTGGAAGCCAATTGGCTTTAGTCAGTTTCCGAAAATGCCTGCATAAATCTCCGGCTTGAACCCGATCAACAATTTTTCATCGGCCTCCAGCACCGGGCGCTTTATCATCGAAGGTTGGGCCAGCATCAGCGCGATGGCCCTGTCCTTGGTGAGATCGGCGCGATTTTCTTCGGGGAGTGCCTTGAAGGTGGTGCCGGCGCGGTTGAGGACGGTTTCCCAGCCGGCTTGCGCGGTCCAGCGTTCGAGATGGTCGCGGTCGATGCCGACGGCCTTGTAATCGTGGAAATCATAGGCGATGCCATGGCCTTCCAGCCAGGTCCGTGCCTTCTTCATCGTGTCGCAATTCTTGATGCCGTAAATGGTAATCGTCATGTCGAATCCGTCTCTTGCTGTGCGCTCTCGCATAGCACGCAAGCGGAGATGAGCGAAAGTCTGGGGACGGCTCGACGGTCATACGTCCGCTGAGGTGCCTCAGTCTTCCAGCGCTCCCGGCTTGCGGGCGGCCGTGCTCGGCCTGTCACAGCCGATTTTCATCAAGTCGCCGCGGCGGCGCACGAGGCGATCGGAGACGCGGGTGACGATGAGGCCGGCTTGCGGAGCATGGATATCGATCGTCCCATTCGGCATGCCGGGAGCGGTAATGATCGTCGCCAGCAGATCGCCTTCATCGACATGTTCGCCGATATTGCGATGGAAGAGCACGGTACCGGCCTGCGGCGCCCGGATTATCTCGACATTGTCGAGCGGCACGGCGGGCCCGGTAAAGCTCGGCAGGCTCACGCCTTCATCCCGCACTGCGCCGCGGGCAGCGAGGAAACCCCAGAGCCCTTCGGCGTCCCTCTTCGCCATCTCTGGATAGACATCGCGCGTGCCGCGCAATTCGGCGGTCACAGACAGTTTTCCCGGTAGCCGCGCCTTCTTCTCGCCGGGCACTTCGTATTTCCAGGCGAAGCTGACAGCCTCCTCGAAGGCGGAGCTTTCACCATCCGACAGCAGCACGGCGTCCATGTTCAGCGCCGCCGCCAGATCGGCTGCCTCCGGCCAGAAGGCGTCGTCGATATAGGCATATTGCAGGGATTCGTCATCGCAATGCAGGTCGATCACCAGATCGGCCGCAAGCGCCATATGGATGAGCTGCCGCTTCAGCCGGTCAGCGGCCGGGTAGCGCCCCAGGTTTTCGAGCAGCAGATGGCGGTCGCGCGCCGAGATCAGCGGAAAGTCGCGATTGAAATTGGTGCGCGTGCCCAAATCGAACCGGCCCTGCATTTCGCCGAAATGCGATTGCGCCGCGCCGATCGGATTGGCATGCGGCACGACGATGATATCGCTCAGAACCGCGCCTTCCGTCTCCGCCTGCCGCAGCCGCTCGCAGAGGAAATGGGCCAGCGCCGTGCCCGGCAGTTCCCCGGCATGCAGCGCCGCCTGGATATAGACCTTCGGCGCATCCGGCTCGCTGCCTGAAAAATGCAACACGGGCAACCGCCACGCGATCCCCGGCGTATCGCCGTCGATAGTGATGTGCGTAATGTCCATGTGTTTCTCTCCTGCTTATGATGGCCCGATACCAAGTCGTGGCCTCCGTCCGCAACAATTATGGGAAGGCGGCGCGCGGATGGATCAGAACTTGTTTCACCGCCTGCCGAAAGACAAGGTTCCGCTTCCGGAGCCTTTGTCATCGCTTCTGTTCTATAGGCCGCCGCTCCTGCGCAGGCTCATGATCAGGGCGAGGCTGAGCAGGACGGCGCCGGCACCGAGGAGGAAGGGTGCCGTATAGCCGAACTGATTGGCAAGCAGGCCGGCGATCGGGCCGGTGCTTCCGAGCGCCACATCCAGGAAAACCGAATAGAGGCCAAGCGCCACGCCGCGATTTTGTGCTGGAACGTGCGCCATCGCCTCGTTGCCGAGCGCCGGAAAGATCGGTGCAAAGCCGGCTCCGGCAAGAGCTGCGCCGATGATTGCGACCGTGGGCGAGGGAGCAAAGGCCAGCGCCATCAGCCCCAGGATCTCCACCACCAGCGAGACGCGTGCCAGCGGCAAGCCGCCGAAGCGCGCGACGGCTTGCGCCAATCCGAGGCGGACGCCGATGAAGGCCAGGCCGAAAGCGCTCAACGCCAGCGAAGCCCCATCCCAATCGCGGCTATGGAAAAAGAGAGCGACAAAGGCCATCACCACGCCGAAGCCACTGGAGGCAAGCGCCAGCGCCACGCCGAAAGGCGCAACACGGCTGAGGACCTGGCCGGTGCCGATGCCCTTCTCCTTGACGCCGGGTACGGCCGGCCGCGTTTGCGCCAGCATCAGGCCGGCAATTGCCAGGCCGATCGTCACGGCGCCCGTGGCGAAGAAACCATATTGCCCCTCCAGCCAGGCGCCGAAGGGTGCTGCAAGCGCGATGCCGCCATAGGTGGCGATGCCGTTCCAGGAGATGATGCGCACAGTTTCGCGCGCGCCCATCAGCCCGATCGCCCAGGTAATCGCCGCCGTGCTGACCAGGCTTTCACCGACACCCAGCGCCAAGCGGCCGACAAGCAGCAGCGCCAGGCTCAGAACCGGAGCACCCGTCACCAGCGCCGATGCGAGCGTCAGGGCGCCGGAAAATCCATAGGCGATGAAACCGAGGAAAACCGAACGGCGCGGCCCATACTGGTCGCAAAGCCGGCCGACCTGTGCGCGGCTGATGATGGTCGCCACATATTGCGCGCTGATGGTGATGCCGGCCCAGACGACGCCGAAACCGAGACCGCTGTCGACATAGGTCGGCAGCACGGCGAGCGGCAGGCCGATGGCGATATAGCCGAAGAAGGTCAGCGCTACGATGGAAAGGAGGGATAGTGTCGAGGTGGACTGGATGGTCTGGGAGGCAGTGTTCACGAGATATCGCCTGCGGGCA comes from the Rhizobium sp. NXC24 genome and includes:
- a CDS encoding NAD(P)H-dependent oxidoreductase → MRILLVLAHPLGDSFAAAVAKTAEETLVAGGHQVDLLDLYREDFDPRLSEVERRGYFDEPYDASVVENIVARLQAAEGLMLVFPQWWFNFPAILKGFFDRVFAPGVAFRHDAAGGRIVPQLSNIRLFWALTTTGSPWWIVHLYMGNPVRRLLKRGIAAFCSKRLDFRMLTLHDMDRIGEAGRLAHLARVRNALAALSL
- a CDS encoding endonuclease/exonuclease/phosphatase family protein; protein product: MRLASYNVENLFDRAKAMNLDSWDEGRPILEKFAALEGLLGQVSYNDADRKRMTELIVQLGLEKSDTGPFVLLRRNRGALLTRPKTGGVVVIADGRADWVGSLELREEPVDEEAMRNTARVIGDVNADVLGIVEVEGRPALSSFNSLIVPAVGGDPFAHVMVIDGNDERGIDVGLMTRKDFPIDFMRSHVDDRMPDGSLLFSRDCAEYRVTTPAGATLVVLVNHFKSKGYGGVQVSDARRRTQAKRAREIYEALLTEGVDYVALIGDLNDYPDSQPLKPLTTSTLKDAFTHPDFDDGGYPGTYGLCNTTNKIDYLFLSPTLFDKVQGGGVFRRGLWPGSRPKRWDVYPELTAEKQGASDHAAVWVDLDI
- a CDS encoding aminopeptidase, encoding MTFASPNHHPVDPAKLEKLAEVAVKVGLQLQKNQDLVITAPVVAMPLVRLITREAYKAGAGLVTTFYSDEETTLARYEYGHEESFDRASSWLYEGMAKAYANNAARLAISGDNPMLLSGQDPARVARANRANSAAYKPALEKISNFDINWNIVSYPNPSWAKLVFPDDPEGIAVAKLAKAIFAASRVDVPDPIGAWAEHNANLHKRSAWMNGQRFASLHFQGPGTDVKIGLADGHEWHGGASVAKNGVTCNPNIPTEEVFTTPHALRVEGHVSSTKPLSHQGTLIDNIRVRFEGGRIVEAKASRGEEVLNKVLDTDEGARRLGEVALVPHSSPISASGILFYNTLFDENASCHIALGQCYSKCFIDGATLSQEQIKAQGGNSSLIHIDWMIGSDKVDIDGIKFDGSRVPVMRRGEWA
- the ybaK gene encoding Cys-tRNA(Pro) deacylase, which translates into the protein MSKTTRATQVLTQAKVAFTVHTYDYDPNAERVGMQAAEALGEEPHRVLKTLMAEVDGKPVCVVVPSDHEVSMKKLAGAFGGKSAAMMKPADAERLTGYHVGGISPFGQKKTVPTAIEAQAMAEAYVYINGGQRGLQVRLNPQDALRILKAKAAPLIA
- a CDS encoding ribbon-helix-helix protein, CopG family → MSTLTIRLPNDQHERLKALAAARGTSLNKLFEELSTKALTEFDAETRFRLRAANGDSARGLEILEKLDRIHSKRG
- a CDS encoding putative toxin-antitoxin system toxin component, PIN family, which encodes MKVVVDTNIFVSAIMNADGAPRHVIRLCLEGHLIPLVGNALFAEYEDVCGRDALFDDRLISKDDRIALLDAFLSSCLWTPIYYLWRPNLRDEADNHLIELAVGGGASALITANKRDFARAELLFPRLEIRTAGEFLTQRRL
- a CDS encoding ArsC family reductase, whose translation is MTITIYGIKNCDTMKKARTWLEGHGIAYDFHDYKAVGIDRDHLERWTAQAGWETVLNRAGTTFKALPEENRADLTKDRAIALMLAQPSMIKRPVLEADEKLLIGFKPEIYAGIFGN
- a CDS encoding succinylglutamate desuccinylase/aspartoacylase family protein → MDITHITIDGDTPGIAWRLPVLHFSGSEPDAPKVYIQAALHAGELPGTALAHFLCERLRQAETEGAVLSDIIVVPHANPIGAAQSHFGEMQGRFDLGTRTNFNRDFPLISARDRHLLLENLGRYPAADRLKRQLIHMALAADLVIDLHCDDESLQYAYIDDAFWPEAADLAAALNMDAVLLSDGESSAFEEAVSFAWKYEVPGEKKARLPGKLSVTAELRGTRDVYPEMAKRDAEGLWGFLAARGAVRDEGVSLPSFTGPAVPLDNVEIIRAPQAGTVLFHRNIGEHVDEGDLLATIITAPGMPNGTIDIHAPQAGLIVTRVSDRLVRRRGDLMKIGCDRPSTAARKPGALED
- a CDS encoding MFS transporter; its protein translation is MNTASQTIQSTSTLSLLSIVALTFFGYIAIGLPLAVLPTYVDSGLGFGVVWAGITISAQYVATIISRAQVGRLCDQYGPRRSVFLGFIAYGFSGALTLASALVTGAPVLSLALLLVGRLALGVGESLVSTAAITWAIGLMGARETVRIISWNGIATYGGIALAAPFGAWLEGQYGFFATGAVTIGLAIAGLMLAQTRPAVPGVKEKGIGTGQVLSRVAPFGVALALASSGFGVVMAFVALFFHSRDWDGASLALSAFGLAFIGVRLGLAQAVARFGGLPLARVSLVVEILGLMALAFAPSPTVAIIGAALAGAGFAPIFPALGNEAMAHVPAQNRGVALGLYSVFLDVALGSTGPIAGLLANQFGYTAPFLLGAGAVLLSLALIMSLRRSGGL